AACTGATGAGGCGTGACGCCATCCGCACGAGCCGCTCTTGTCGCCGTTGTACCTGCCTCGAGCGACCGAACAGCGGCTGGACCGGAGGCCAGCGATCGGTAGCGACGATCCGGACGGACGCCGACCGGGTGATCGCGCCGTGACCGAGGTGGCGATCACGGACGCGATCGACGCCTACCTGCAGCGCAAGGCGGTCGGCGATCCGGACGGATCGGGCGCGGGAGCCTACGCGTCCAACGCGGAATCGATTCTCCGGCGGTGGGCCGACTGGCTCGAGGGCGAACACGGACTGACGTCGCTGTTCGCACTCGAGGTCGAACACATGCGCGCGTACGCCGGCGAACTCGATCGCCGAACCGGCCGGGGCGAGTACACGGCCTCGACCGCCAGCACCTACTACGCAGTGGTCCGGGCGTTCCTCTCGTGGTGTGTCCGCGGCGGGATTCTCGAGGCCAACCCCGCCGCGACCGACCGCGCGGAGGCCGCGCTGCCGACCGCCGAGCAGCGGCAGGGGAGCGACTTCTGGACGGCCGAGCAGCGTCGCGAGCTCGAACGCTACGTTCGCGAGCGTGCGCTCGAGGCCCCGTCCTCGGCGAGCGAACGCCGTAGCCGGTTGCGCGAGTACGCGATGGTCGCCGTCCTCGCCCACTCGACCGTCCGCGGTTCGGAGCTGTTCCGCGTCCCCGAGGACGATCGCCGGACGGGTGCGACCTGGGACGACGTGGACTTCTATACGGGAACGATCCGGGTGCTGGGGAAGTCCCAGCGACTCGAGGACGTGCCGCTTCCCGCCCGCGCACGGACGCCGCTCCGGCGGTATCGCGTCGTCCTCGATCCCCCCGCGAACGACTGGCCGTTGTTTCCGACGGCACACGCGCCGTCGATCGCCAGGCAGGTCCGGTCGGTCCTGCGCGAGCGGGGGTACGACGAGGAAGAAATCGAGACGCTGCTCGAGGACGCGACGGCGACGGAACTCGCCCGCGAGCGGTCGATCGCGCCCCCGGCGATCACCACCGAGGGTGCCCGGTCGGTCCTCAAACGGCTCTGCGAGG
This portion of the Natrinema salinisoli genome encodes:
- a CDS encoding tyrosine-type recombinase/integrase, with protein sequence MTEVAITDAIDAYLQRKAVGDPDGSGAGAYASNAESILRRWADWLEGEHGLTSLFALEVEHMRAYAGELDRRTGRGEYTASTASTYYAVVRAFLSWCVRGGILEANPAATDRAEAALPTAEQRQGSDFWTAEQRRELERYVRERALEAPSSASERRSRLREYAMVAVLAHSTVRGSELFRVPEDDRRTGATWDDVDFYTGTIRVLGKSQRLEDVPLPARARTPLRRYRVVLDPPANDWPLFPTAHAPSIARQVRSVLRERGYDEEEIETLLEDATATELARERSIAPPAITTEGARSVLKRLCEAAVVDVDGNYLTPRGIRQAQEGSEYRREATASKATLRATVPERSIVVPEEEPTSLDIDRTVIDIDGSGSDEPADESST